The window TCCCCCCACCGGCATCGCGATGCGGATCGATCCGCTGGTCCTGCGCGTGCTGGCGCCCAATCCGTCGCCCTATACCTATACGGGGACGCAGACCTATCTGGTCGTCGGCGATGCCGATGCTGCGGTGATCGATCCCGGCCCGGACGATCCGGCTCATCTGGACGCCATCCTGGCGGCCCTTGGCACCCGGCGGCTGGAGGCGATCCTGTGTACCCACACACACCGCGACCACAGCCCGGCCAGCCGGCCGCTCAAGGCCGCGACGGGCGCGCCGATCATCGGCTGCGCACCCCTTTCGATCGACGATGCGGGGCCGCGCGCCGATGCAGCGTTCGACCGCGACTATGCCCCCGACCGCGTGCTGGCAGAGGGCGATCAGGTCGCCGGAACCGGCTGGACGCTGACGGCACTGGCAACGCCGGGCCATACGTCGAACCATCTGTGCTTTGCGCTGGAACAATCGGGCGCATTGTTCACCGGCGATCACGTCATGGGATGGTCGACCAGCGTCGTTGCGCCGCCCGACGGGGACATGGGCGATTATCTGGTCAGCCTGGAACGACTGATGGCGCGGGACGACCGCATCTATTATCCCGCCCATGGCGATCCCATCGAACGGCCGCAGCGGTTCGTGCGCGGCCTGCTCGGCCATCGCAAGCAGCGGGAGGGGCAGATTCTGCGCCTGCTGGGCGAAGGGGTGGGGGCAATCCCCGCCATGGTGGACCGGAT of the Sphingomonas sp. BGYR3 genome contains:
- a CDS encoding MBL fold metallo-hydrolase yields the protein MTAPPTGIAMRIDPLVLRVLAPNPSPYTYTGTQTYLVVGDADAAVIDPGPDDPAHLDAILAALGTRRLEAILCTHTHRDHSPASRPLKAATGAPIIGCAPLSIDDAGPRADAAFDRDYAPDRVLAEGDQVAGTGWTLTALATPGHTSNHLCFALEQSGALFTGDHVMGWSTSVVAPPDGDMGDYLVSLERLMARDDRIYYPAHGDPIERPQRFVRGLLGHRKQREGQILRLLGEGVGAIPAMVDRMYVGLDPRLVGAAQRSVLAHLIDLERRGLVAGAGDEWRAS